One window of Neorhodopirellula lusitana genomic DNA carries:
- a CDS encoding phosphatase PAP2 family protein, with the protein MQTTSTTANEATSLYRPITLFYMAAITAMMVPVLTLVDMTIANYIANEPLDRDIASALDLSLVFSHGTGVFLVLLAIFMLAPRLRWQVPRLATLALGGGALATITKMFVLRPRPSTIDLKYAGHDSAWLWAFDWDLSEIAAFDLGTRAFPSGNVVTATALTIGLWVVLPRGRALFAMIWAGVLLQRLNSGAHFTSDICGGVAIGLTWAFICYHPKCMGTLFDRMAPEPRRKVRYEAPAESEGLSLTSFDSESQANAPAVQPSFGDEETRRAA; encoded by the coding sequence ATGCAGACCACTTCAACGACCGCCAACGAAGCGACTTCGCTTTATCGTCCGATCACACTGTTTTACATGGCGGCCATCACTGCCATGATGGTGCCGGTTCTGACGTTGGTGGATATGACGATCGCTAACTACATCGCCAACGAGCCTCTCGACCGAGATATTGCGTCGGCATTGGATTTGTCGTTGGTGTTTTCTCACGGGACGGGCGTGTTCCTGGTCTTGTTGGCAATTTTTATGCTGGCACCGCGGTTGCGTTGGCAGGTTCCTCGCTTGGCAACATTGGCGCTCGGTGGGGGCGCGCTGGCGACAATTACCAAGATGTTTGTCCTGCGTCCTCGGCCAAGTACCATCGATCTGAAATACGCCGGTCACGATTCCGCGTGGCTGTGGGCGTTCGATTGGGACCTGAGTGAAATTGCGGCTTTCGATTTGGGAACACGAGCTTTCCCCAGCGGGAATGTCGTGACGGCGACGGCGTTGACGATCGGTTTGTGGGTCGTGTTGCCTCGTGGTCGCGCTTTGTTCGCCATGATTTGGGCCGGCGTGCTGTTGCAGCGTTTGAACTCCGGTGCTCACTTCACCAGTGACATCTGCGGCGGCGTCGCGATCGGTTTGACGTGGGCCTTTATCTGCTATCACCCCAAATGCATGGGGACCTTGTTCGATCGCATGGCTCCCGAGCCACGCCGCAAGGTCCGGTACGAGGCACCTGCGGAATCAGAAGGATTGTCGTTGACGAGCTTCGATTCGGAGTCACAAGCGAACGCACCCGCTGTCCAGCCAAGCTTCGGCGACGAAGAGACTCGCCGAGCGGCTTAG
- a CDS encoding response regulator: protein MTRRLRLVIADDEDDIRQGLSRLLDKLGYEVVADASNGRELVELCRKLVPDLVLTDIRMPFMSGIQAANELSKTHAIPFIVMSSFERPNDEELDCKSVADYLVKPVRVPDLQLAISRASIL, encoded by the coding sequence ATGACTCGACGCCTTAGACTCGTGATCGCTGACGATGAAGACGATATCCGCCAAGGCTTGAGCCGGCTTTTAGATAAGCTCGGTTATGAAGTCGTTGCCGACGCGTCCAATGGTCGTGAATTGGTGGAACTGTGCCGCAAGCTTGTACCAGACTTGGTGCTGACGGATATCCGGATGCCATTCATGTCCGGCATTCAAGCGGCAAATGAACTCAGCAAGACTCACGCGATCCCCTTCATCGTGATGTCGTCGTTTGAGCGGCCCAACGACGAAGAACTCGATTGCAAATCCGTCGCCGATTACCTGGTTAAACCAGTGCGGGTTCCTGATCTGCAGCTCGCGATCTCGCGAGCCAGCATCCTTTAG
- a CDS encoding thioredoxin domain-containing protein gives MPNSLAESLSPYLLQHQDNPVNWVAWGPEAFETAKARDVPVFLSVGYAACHWCHVMAHESFENEEVGAYLNEHFVCIKVDREERPDIDQIYMNAVQLMTGHGGWPMSVFMDHDGRPFYSGTYWPLHSRSGMPGFPQVLEALVDAWTNRRSDIADHAGEITDALAQLAVGTGTTSEDVPGADRVGVAVESLLKSVDQTWGGFGSAPKFPHATDLDLMLRVAVRTGDSRLTDAAELTLDRMAAGGIRDHIGGGFSRYSVDGHWLVPHFEKMLYDNGLLAEVYTRAFQVTGNQRHADVAAEILTYLQRDMIDAGQPGGLGGGIHCSEDADSEGVEGKFYVWHPSEVFEVLGEERGSRFCAIYDISERGNFEGSSIPNLRQSIAKWAEQSATDQSELQRLLDEDKETLRLHRATRIAPGRDDKIVVAWNGLAIRAFAIAGVVLGREDFIATATNAARFALSEMRDADGRLLHVYRKGTAHLPGYVDDYAILADALLALYEATADQAWLAEAVTLAEQIVAHFQDSEAGGFYYTADDSEQLITRIKDWHDGSLVSGNASAAMVLLKLSRLTTSDWTSEVEATLRCGETVIREQSRACSALISVLDELHHGGAQLVVAANHRNTVPEIAQGVLAKYQPGQTTAWHVADDTKQDAADPSATINPNLLANKTALGERVTLYRCHDFQCDAPEIDP, from the coding sequence ATGCCCAATTCTCTCGCTGAATCCCTAAGCCCGTACCTCCTGCAGCATCAAGACAACCCGGTCAATTGGGTTGCCTGGGGTCCCGAGGCCTTCGAGACCGCAAAAGCTCGCGACGTGCCGGTTTTCCTATCGGTCGGATATGCCGCGTGCCACTGGTGCCACGTGATGGCGCACGAAAGTTTTGAAAACGAAGAAGTCGGTGCGTACCTCAACGAGCACTTCGTGTGCATTAAGGTCGACCGCGAAGAAAGACCCGACATTGACCAGATTTACATGAACGCGGTGCAGCTAATGACCGGCCACGGCGGGTGGCCGATGAGCGTATTCATGGACCACGACGGTCGGCCGTTCTATTCGGGAACCTACTGGCCACTGCATTCGCGATCCGGAATGCCCGGCTTCCCACAAGTACTCGAAGCCCTTGTCGATGCTTGGACCAACCGACGCAGCGACATCGCCGATCACGCCGGCGAGATCACCGACGCGCTCGCACAACTGGCTGTCGGAACCGGCACCACCTCTGAAGATGTCCCCGGCGCGGATCGAGTCGGCGTGGCGGTGGAATCACTTCTGAAATCAGTCGACCAAACTTGGGGCGGGTTCGGGTCAGCACCGAAGTTCCCCCACGCCACGGACCTGGACTTGATGCTTCGTGTTGCCGTGCGTACCGGCGACTCGCGCCTGACCGATGCGGCCGAATTGACCCTCGACCGCATGGCCGCGGGCGGCATTCGAGACCATATCGGTGGCGGCTTTTCCCGCTACAGCGTGGACGGGCATTGGCTGGTGCCCCACTTCGAAAAAATGCTCTACGACAATGGTCTATTGGCCGAGGTCTACACGCGTGCATTCCAGGTCACCGGCAATCAACGACACGCGGACGTGGCGGCCGAAATCCTGACCTATCTCCAGCGAGACATGATCGACGCGGGACAACCCGGCGGCCTCGGTGGCGGGATCCACTGCAGTGAAGACGCTGACAGCGAAGGCGTCGAAGGCAAGTTCTACGTTTGGCATCCGTCGGAGGTCTTTGAAGTGCTAGGCGAAGAACGCGGCTCGCGGTTCTGTGCGATCTACGACATCAGCGAACGCGGCAACTTCGAAGGCAGCTCCATCCCCAACCTTCGCCAAAGCATCGCGAAATGGGCCGAACAAAGTGCCACCGATCAAAGCGAACTTCAGCGCCTATTAGACGAGGACAAAGAAACCCTGCGTCTGCACCGCGCTACCCGCATTGCACCGGGGCGAGACGACAAGATCGTGGTCGCCTGGAACGGCCTGGCCATCCGCGCCTTCGCGATTGCCGGTGTCGTCCTGGGGCGTGAAGACTTCATTGCAACGGCCACCAATGCGGCTCGTTTCGCATTAAGCGAAATGCGAGACGCTGACGGACGACTGCTGCACGTCTACCGCAAAGGAACCGCACACCTTCCCGGGTACGTGGACGATTACGCGATTTTAGCTGACGCATTGTTGGCCCTGTACGAGGCAACAGCGGACCAAGCATGGCTGGCCGAAGCGGTCACCCTGGCCGAACAAATCGTTGCGCACTTCCAGGATTCCGAAGCGGGCGGTTTCTACTACACCGCCGACGATTCGGAACAACTGATCACTCGCATCAAAGACTGGCACGACGGATCGCTTGTTAGCGGCAACGCCTCCGCCGCCATGGTCCTTTTAAAACTATCACGGCTGACTACAAGCGACTGGACCAGCGAAGTGGAAGCGACCTTGCGGTGCGGCGAAACCGTGATCCGCGAACAGTCTCGAGCCTGTTCAGCATTGATCTCCGTGCTCGACGAGTTGCACCATGGCGGAGCTCAATTGGTGGTTGCAGCGAACCACCGCAACACCGTCCCCGAAATCGCACAAGGCGTCCTGGCCAAGTACCAACCCGGCCAAACCACAGCCTGGCACGTCGCCGACGACACCAAGCAAGACGCAGCGGACCCATCGGCCACCATCAACCCGAACCTGCTAGCCAACAAGACGGCGTTGGGTGAACGAGTGACGCTCTATCGCTGCCACGATTTTCAGTGCGACGCCCCTGAAATTGACCCCTGA
- a CDS encoding haloacid dehalogenase type II, with translation MRKRSMRNTHPILAAILAVLTIAASTVNAQQTPTANQVDSVPDSKVPDPAASDNGRPVPKVIILDVNETLLSLEPLKVSVGKALGGREDLLPLWFSTMLHYSLVETLSNNYHNFGEIGTAALMMVAETQGIQLTYEEAKEAIVPALRSLPPHPDVIDGLRMLKASGIRLVSLTNSSTEGVVTQMQNAGLTDLVEKRYSVETVKKYKPHPDPYQMVLDDLGVKPEEVLMVAAHAWDLAGAQNVGLQTAFVARPGKTLYPNLPKPDYVVDDLIELARLLESK, from the coding sequence GTGAGGAAACGAAGTATGCGAAACACGCATCCAATATTGGCAGCGATTCTCGCTGTTTTGACCATAGCGGCATCCACTGTGAATGCCCAACAAACTCCTACCGCGAATCAGGTGGATTCCGTGCCAGACTCAAAAGTTCCTGACCCAGCAGCCTCCGACAATGGAAGGCCAGTCCCCAAAGTCATCATCCTGGATGTCAATGAAACCCTGTTGAGTTTAGAGCCCCTGAAGGTGTCGGTGGGCAAGGCACTGGGCGGACGGGAGGATCTCTTGCCGCTGTGGTTTTCCACGATGCTGCACTATTCGTTAGTCGAAACCTTGAGCAACAACTATCACAACTTTGGCGAGATTGGCACCGCCGCGCTGATGATGGTGGCGGAGACACAAGGGATTCAATTGACTTACGAAGAAGCGAAAGAGGCGATCGTGCCAGCGCTTCGTTCACTTCCGCCGCACCCGGACGTGATCGATGGTTTGCGGATGTTGAAGGCCAGTGGCATCCGGTTGGTGAGTCTGACAAACTCTTCGACCGAAGGCGTTGTGACGCAGATGCAAAACGCGGGGCTGACCGACTTGGTTGAAAAACGCTACTCGGTCGAGACTGTCAAAAAATACAAGCCGCACCCTGACCCCTACCAAATGGTGCTGGACGACTTGGGCGTCAAGCCGGAGGAAGTCTTGATGGTGGCCGCTCACGCATGGGATCTAGCGGGTGCCCAGAACGTCGGTTTGCAAACTGCCTTTGTCGCTCGTCCAGGCAAGACGCTGTATCCGAATTTGCCCAAGCCGGATTACGTCGTGGACGACTTGATTGAGCTGGCGAGATTGCTTGAAAGCAAGTGA
- a CDS encoding multidrug effflux MFS transporter — MPHSAEPLSRPLSEKPHKSHSKTPFIEYVALMASLMALVALSTDAMLPALNNIGIELKVMRENDVQMIVSLLFLGMAIGQMFLGPLSDTIGRKPTLCGGLALFITGSVLSLIADSFNVMLVGRFIQGLGVAGPRSVSVAMIRDQYEGRPMARVMSLVMTVFILVPVIAPALGQGILMVAHWRMIFAVFVLLAAAMFLWFVIRQPETLAPNDRTAFSGSRLWDVIREICTNRIAFGYTMVAGLISGAFLGFLSSASQIFQQQYGLGDQFPIYFAILALASGTASFVNSGLVMRYGMHTLINRAMRSLAVSSIAFLAFAYSQSGTPALWTTMAYFLVAFFAVGILFGNLNALAMEPLGHVAGVGSAIVGSLSTLVAVPLSMVIGLSYDGTVLPLVGGYAILSACSLVIIRWAGDNSETIACPD; from the coding sequence ATGCCCCATAGCGCCGAGCCCCTCTCTCGTCCCCTATCCGAGAAACCGCACAAGTCACACTCCAAGACTCCGTTCATTGAGTACGTGGCCTTGATGGCCTCGCTAATGGCGTTGGTTGCTTTGTCGACCGATGCGATGCTGCCCGCTTTAAACAACATCGGCATCGAACTGAAAGTGATGCGTGAAAACGATGTGCAAATGATTGTCTCGCTGCTGTTCCTGGGGATGGCCATTGGCCAAATGTTTCTTGGACCACTTTCGGACACCATCGGCCGCAAACCAACGCTCTGCGGCGGGCTGGCACTGTTCATCACAGGTTCCGTTCTGTCGTTGATCGCCGACAGCTTCAACGTGATGCTGGTGGGCCGGTTCATTCAAGGACTAGGGGTGGCCGGGCCTCGAAGTGTGTCGGTTGCGATGATCCGCGATCAATACGAAGGCCGCCCGATGGCTCGAGTGATGTCGTTGGTGATGACCGTCTTCATTCTGGTCCCGGTGATCGCACCGGCGCTGGGGCAAGGGATTCTAATGGTGGCCCACTGGCGAATGATCTTCGCAGTGTTCGTGCTACTTGCTGCGGCGATGTTCTTGTGGTTCGTGATCCGCCAGCCCGAAACTCTTGCACCGAATGATCGAACTGCGTTTTCAGGATCACGGCTATGGGACGTCATTCGTGAAATCTGCACGAACCGAATTGCGTTCGGTTACACGATGGTGGCGGGATTGATCTCCGGAGCGTTCCTGGGGTTCCTCAGTTCCGCATCCCAGATTTTCCAACAACAGTACGGACTCGGCGACCAGTTCCCGATTTACTTTGCAATCTTGGCGCTGGCCAGCGGCACAGCTTCCTTCGTCAATTCGGGACTGGTAATGCGTTACGGCATGCACACGCTAATCAATCGAGCGATGCGAAGCCTCGCTGTTTCATCGATCGCCTTCCTGGCCTTTGCCTACAGCCAATCCGGCACCCCCGCTTTATGGACCACGATGGCTTACTTCCTGGTCGCGTTCTTTGCCGTTGGGATCCTATTTGGCAACCTGAACGCGCTGGCCATGGAACCGCTCGGACATGTTGCGGGCGTGGGCTCAGCGATTGTCGGATCGCTATCCACGCTGGTCGCCGTTCCGCTTAGCATGGTGATCGGCCTTAGCTACGATGGCACCGTCCTGCCGCTGGTGGGCGGCTACGCCATCCTGAGCGCGTGCTCGCTGGTTATCATACGATGGGCTGGAGACAATTCCGAAACCATCGCATGCCCCGATTGA